One Salmo trutta chromosome 12, fSalTru1.1, whole genome shotgun sequence genomic region harbors:
- the LOC115203538 gene encoding tubulin polymerization-promoting protein family member 3, whose protein sequence is MAESTDLEQLMSSFKMFAIHGDTKATGKEMNGKNWAKLCKDCKIIDGKNVTGTDVDIVFTKVKAKTSRVITYEEFQRALEELAPKRFKGQSKEEALTSVYKLIEGKEPTNVGVTKMAKTAAVDRLTDTTKYTGSHKERFDESGKGRGKGGREELVEKTGYVGSYKNAGTYEEKTKAK, encoded by the exons ATGGCGGAGAGCACGGACCTGGAACAGCTGATGAGCTCTTTCAAGATGTTTGCGATCCACGGAGACACCAAGGCTACAGGGAAGGAGATGAACGGGAAGAACTGGGCTAAACTGTGTAAGGACTGCAAGATCATCGACGGGAAGAACGTCACCGGCACTGACGTGGATATCGTCTTCACTAAAGTCAA AGCAAAGACGTCCCGGGTGATCACCTACGAGGAATTCCAGAGAGCCCTGGAGGAGCTGGCCCCTAAGAGGTTTAAAGGTCAGAGCAAAGAGGAGGCCCTAACGTCTGTCTACAAGCTGATAGAGGGCAAGGAGCCCACCAACGTAGGAGTCACG aAAATGGCGAAGACAGCCGCAGTGGACAGACTGACGGACACCACCAAGTACACAGGCTCCCACAAAGAGCGCTTCGACGAGAGCGGGAAGGGGAGGGGTAAAGGCGGGCGGGAGGAGCTGGTGGAGAAAACGGGGTATGTTGGCTCCTACAAGAACGCCGGAACCTACGAGGAGAAAACCAAGGCTAAGTAG